A genomic window from Flavobacterium lindanitolerans includes:
- the fabG gene encoding 3-oxoacyl-[acyl-carrier-protein] reductase: MKLLEGKTAIITGASRGIGRGIAEVFAKHGANVAFTYSSSAEAAKVLEDELIALGVKAKGYQSNAADFNEAQKLVDDVIATFGTIDILINNAGITKDNLLMRISEEDFDKVIEVNLKSVFNMTKAVQKIMLKNRAGSIINMSSVVGVKGNAGQTNYAASKAGVIGFTKSVALELGSRNIRCNAIAPGFIETEMTGKLNEDVVQGWRDAIPLKRGGTPEDVANACLFLASDMSGYITGQVMNVDGGMLT, encoded by the coding sequence ATGAAATTACTAGAAGGAAAAACAGCGATCATTACAGGTGCCAGCCGAGGAATTGGTAGAGGAATTGCAGAAGTTTTTGCAAAACACGGTGCAAATGTGGCATTCACTTATAGTTCATCTGCTGAAGCGGCTAAAGTTTTGGAAGATGAATTGATAGCGCTTGGCGTAAAAGCTAAAGGATATCAGTCTAATGCTGCTGATTTTAATGAAGCACAAAAACTAGTAGATGATGTAATCGCAACTTTTGGAACTATTGATATTTTGATTAACAATGCAGGAATTACAAAAGATAACCTGCTGATGCGTATTTCAGAAGAAGATTTCGATAAAGTAATTGAAGTGAATCTGAAGTCTGTTTTCAACATGACGAAAGCTGTTCAGAAAATTATGCTTAAAAACCGTGCAGGTTCTATTATAAACATGAGTTCTGTAGTAGGAGTGAAGGGTAATGCCGGACAAACCAACTATGCGGCTTCAAAAGCCGGCGTTATCGGATTTACAAAGTCAGTTGCTTTAGAGCTTGGTTCAAGAAATATCCGTTGTAATGCAATTGCTCCAGGTTTTATTGAAACTGAAATGACAGGAAAACTAAACGAAGATGTTGTTCAGGGCTGGAGAGACGCTATACCATTAAAACGTGGCGGAACACCTGAAGATGTCGCAAATGCTTGCCTTTTCTTAGCTTCTGATATGAGTGGCTATATTACAGGACAGGTTATGAACGTTGATGGTGGAATGCTAACCTAA
- a CDS encoding META domain-containing protein, with protein sequence MKAKFLSVICAIVLVGLQSCSCKKGAEAIAELSTGSWELEQTFGEPIDKGEFAKIPVLNFDKTENRISGNSGCNSMSGSYTIKEDNISFGPIAQTKMACQGTGEGKFMTLFNSVQKFKLQGNKLKLYDGNGTKVLSFIKK encoded by the coding sequence ATGAAAGCTAAATTTTTATCGGTAATCTGTGCCATAGTCTTAGTCGGATTACAATCTTGTAGCTGCAAAAAAGGAGCAGAAGCCATTGCTGAACTTTCAACAGGAAGCTGGGAATTAGAGCAAACTTTTGGAGAGCCCATTGATAAAGGAGAATTTGCTAAAATTCCAGTATTGAATTTCGACAAGACAGAAAACCGTATTTCTGGAAATTCAGGATGCAATTCAATGTCGGGAAGTTATACTATTAAAGAAGACAATATTAGTTTCGGTCCAATCGCACAGACAAAAATGGCTTGTCAGGGAACCGGAGAAGGAAAATTTATGACCTTGTTCAATTCCGTACAAAAATTCAAATTACAGGGAAACAAATTGAAATTATACGATGGAAACGGTACTAAAGTACTGTCTTTCATTAAAAAATAA
- a CDS encoding META domain-containing protein: MKKQSIIALAALSFLFINCKPKSAEKEVSGTDSLSVSKDSVAIKQTNDVFFKASGTEPFWGIEIMKDSVRFTSPETENNFTLLYGKPNRAMDANVISYEAKSDSIHLKFTIQQGKCSDGMSDNEYNYHVNASLKRGKDKDFKNLEGCGNYIVDKQLEGNWILEELEGKKINPDDFEKKLPGIEINAKESKFTGFAGCNGMGGKLFYETEILRFTDVFTTEMMCPNYDKEKLFVKALQSTTTYQIKKDKLYLLNPDGTKAVLRKAN; this comes from the coding sequence ATGAAAAAACAATCAATAATCGCATTGGCCGCCTTAAGCTTTCTATTTATTAATTGCAAACCCAAGTCAGCAGAAAAAGAAGTTAGTGGTACTGATTCTCTTTCTGTATCAAAGGATAGTGTAGCCATTAAACAAACAAATGACGTTTTTTTCAAAGCCTCAGGAACAGAGCCGTTTTGGGGAATTGAAATCATGAAGGATTCGGTCCGGTTTACATCACCTGAAACGGAAAATAATTTTACATTATTATACGGAAAGCCGAATAGGGCTATGGATGCCAATGTCATTTCGTATGAAGCAAAATCAGACAGCATTCATTTAAAATTTACGATACAGCAAGGCAAATGTTCTGACGGCATGTCTGATAATGAATATAATTATCATGTGAATGCTTCATTAAAAAGAGGAAAAGATAAAGATTTTAAAAATCTTGAAGGTTGCGGAAATTATATTGTAGATAAGCAATTGGAAGGAAATTGGATTTTGGAAGAATTAGAAGGCAAAAAAATTAATCCCGATGACTTTGAAAAAAAATTGCCGGGCATAGAGATTAATGCTAAAGAATCCAAATTTACAGGTTTTGCAGGTTGTAATGGAATGGGAGGCAAGCTGTTCTATGAAACAGAAATATTGCGATTTACGGATGTTTTTACCACAGAAATGATGTGCCCTAATTATGATAAGGAGAAATTATTTGTAAAAGCCTTACAAAGCACAACAACTTATCAGATAAAAAAAGACAAGCTTTATCTTCTTAATCCTGACGGAACCAAAGCAGTTCTTAGAAAAGCGAATTAA
- a CDS encoding OmpA family protein, with protein sequence MKKNLPLLSFLLLAFASANAQDSAATVEKASSDGYNKWSIEVNGGVNKPTRAMTDGYYTSTLNLFHADLGVRYMFNPKFGLKLDFGYDKFQEHDDSNPFESTYLRTSLQGVVNLGRVLNFEDWTDTFGLLVHGGFGVSQLSAKDGFDGEDYMGNGILGITGQVKLSNSVVLTGDLTGIVHGKQNYNFDGQGPTTTGTFDGTLLNASVGLTFYLGKNEKHADWYSETKLDELKALEERVGNIETGLADSDKDGVPDMYDLEPNSIAGVAVNTKGQSIDRNQNGVPDELESYLDKTYGQNGKASASNSTIEELINGGYVNVYFDFNSAKPTTTSLSGVDFLVKYLKANPSANAEIIGYADEIGNSDYNKDLSQRRANSVRDIVVNSGINASRLTVIGNGEDASVNKNSKEARQIVRRVTFRVK encoded by the coding sequence ATGAAAAAGAATTTACCATTATTATCGTTTTTATTGCTGGCTTTCGCTTCTGCAAACGCACAAGATTCTGCTGCAACCGTAGAAAAGGCTTCATCAGATGGCTACAACAAATGGTCGATTGAAGTAAACGGAGGGGTAAATAAGCCAACCAGAGCAATGACTGATGGTTATTATACTTCAACATTAAATCTATTCCATGCAGATTTGGGTGTCCGATACATGTTCAATCCAAAATTTGGTTTGAAACTTGATTTCGGTTATGACAAATTTCAGGAACATGATGACAGCAATCCATTTGAAAGTACTTATTTAAGAACAAGCCTTCAAGGAGTTGTTAACCTGGGAAGAGTATTGAATTTTGAAGATTGGACTGATACATTTGGTTTGTTAGTTCACGGTGGTTTTGGGGTTTCTCAGTTATCTGCCAAAGATGGTTTTGACGGAGAAGATTACATGGGTAATGGAATCCTGGGAATTACCGGTCAGGTAAAATTAAGCAACAGTGTTGTATTGACCGGAGATCTTACAGGAATTGTTCATGGAAAGCAAAATTATAATTTTGACGGTCAAGGACCTACAACTACAGGAACATTTGATGGTACATTATTGAATGCGTCTGTAGGTTTGACATTCTATCTGGGTAAAAATGAGAAACACGCAGACTGGTATTCTGAGACTAAGCTGGATGAATTGAAAGCCTTAGAAGAAAGAGTAGGCAACATTGAGACAGGATTGGCTGATTCTGATAAGGATGGTGTGCCGGATATGTATGATTTAGAGCCAAACTCTATTGCCGGAGTTGCTGTAAACACAAAAGGTCAGTCTATCGACAGAAACCAAAATGGTGTGCCTGATGAATTGGAAAGCTATCTTGATAAAACGTACGGACAAAATGGTAAAGCTTCTGCTTCCAACAGTACAATTGAAGAGCTGATCAACGGTGGTTATGTCAATGTATATTTTGACTTTAATTCAGCCAAACCAACAACGACTTCCCTGTCTGGTGTTGATTTCTTAGTGAAATATTTGAAAGCAAACCCATCAGCTAATGCAGAAATCATTGGTTATGCAGATGAAATAGGAAATTCAGATTACAATAAAGATTTGTCACAAAGAAGAGCAAATTCTGTAAGAGATATTGTTGTTAATTCAGGAATCAATGCTTCAAGATTAACGGTTATTGGAAATGGTGAAGATGCTTCTGTAAATAAAAATTCTAAAGAAGCACGCCAAATCGTAAGAAGAGTTACTTTCAGAGTTAAATAA
- a CDS encoding acyl-CoA thioesterase produces the protein MRFHTRKWVKPEDLNPNQTLFGGKLLSWIDEEAALYAIIQLENERVVTKHMSEINFISSAKQGDIVEIGIDVVKFGKTSLTLKCEVRNIMTKETIITVNSITMVNLDSFGRPSIHGKTAIEFVRDRIKK, from the coding sequence ATGAGATTTCATACAAGAAAATGGGTAAAACCGGAAGATTTAAACCCAAATCAGACACTATTCGGAGGAAAACTTTTATCATGGATCGATGAAGAAGCAGCATTATATGCCATAATCCAATTAGAAAACGAACGTGTGGTAACCAAACACATGTCTGAGATTAACTTTATCAGCTCTGCCAAACAAGGAGATATTGTTGAAATTGGAATTGATGTCGTAAAATTCGGAAAGACATCACTGACGTTGAAATGTGAGGTGAGAAATATTATGACAAAGGAAACCATTATTACGGTCAACTCAATAACAATGGTAAATCTGGACAGCTTTGGGCGTCCTTCGATTCATGGCAAGACAGCAATCGAATTTGTCCGTGACAGAATCAAAAAATAG